From a region of the Pongo abelii isolate AG06213 chromosome 9, NHGRI_mPonAbe1-v2.0_pri, whole genome shotgun sequence genome:
- the SLC37A2 gene encoding glucose-6-phosphate exchanger SLC37A2 isoform X2: MRSSLAPGVWFFRAFSRDSWFRGLILLLTFLIYACYHMSRKPISIVKSRLHQNCSEQIKPINDTHSLNDTMWCSWAPFDKDNYKELLGGVDNAFLVAYAIGMFISGVFGERLPLRYYLSAGMLLSGLFTSLFGLGYFWNIHELWYFVVIQVCNGLVQTTGWPSVVTCVGNWFGKGKRGFIMGIWNSHTSVGNILGSLIAGIWVNGQWGLSFIVPGIITAIMGVITFLFLIEHPEDVDCTPPQHHGEPAENQDNPEDPGNSPCSIRESGLETVAKCSKGPCEEPAAISFLGALRIPGVVEFSLCLLFAKLVSYTFLYWLPLYIANVAHFSAKEAGDLSTLFDVGGIIGGIMAGLISDYTNGRATTCCVMLILAAPMMFLYNYIGQDGITSSIVMLIICGGLVNGPYALITTAVSADLGTHKSLKGNAKALSTVTAIIDGTGSIGAALGPLLAGLISPTGWNNVFYMLISADVLACLV; encoded by the exons ATGCGGTCCTCCCTGGCTCCGGGAGTCTGGTTCTTCCGGGCCTTCTCCAGGGACAGCTG GTTCCGAGGCCTCATCCTGCTGCTGACCTTCCTAATTTACGCCTGCTATCACATGTCCAGGAAGCCTATCAGTATCGTCAAG AGCCGTCTGCACCAGAACTGCTCGGAGCAGATCAAACCCATCAATGACACTCACAGTCTCAACGACACCATGTGGTGCAGCTGGGCCCCGTTTG ACAAGGACAACTATAAGGAGTTACTAGGGGGCGTGGACAATGCCTTCCTCGTCGCGTATGCCATCGGCATGTTCATCAG TGGGGTTTTTGGGGAGCGGCTTCCGCTCCGTTACTACCTCTCCGCTGGAATGCTGCTCAGTGGCCTTTTCACCTCGCTCTTTGGCCTGGGATATTTCTGGAACATCCACGAGCTCTGGTACTTTGTGGTCATCCAG GTCTGTAATGGACTCGTCCAGACCACAGGCTGGCCCTCTGTGGTGACCTGCGTCGGCAACTGGTTCGGGAAGGGGAA gCGGGGGTTCATCATGGGCATCTGGAATTCCCACACATCTGTGGGCAACATCCTGGGCTCCCTGATCGCCGGCATCTGGGTGAACGGGCAGTGGGGCCTGTCGTTCATCGTGCCTGGCATCATTACTGCCATCATGGGTGTCATCACCTTCCTCTTCCTCATCGAAC accCAGAAGATGTGGACTGCACCCCTCCTCAGCACCAC GGTGAGCCAGCTGAGAACCAGGACAACCCTGAGGACCCTGGGAACAGTCCCTGCTCTATCAGGGAGAGCGGCCTTGAGACTGTGGCCAAATGCTCCAAGGGGCCATGTGAAGAGCCTGCTGCCATCAGCTTCCTTGGGGCGCTCCGGATCCCA GGTGTGGTCGAGTTCTCTCTGTGTCTGCTGTTTGCCAAGCTGGTCAGTTACACCTTCCTCTACTGGCTGCCCCTCTACATCGCCAATGTGG CTCACTTTAGTGCCAAGGAGGCTGGGGACCTGTCTACACTCTTCGATGTTGGTGGCATCATAG GCGGCATCATGGCAGGGCTCATCTCTGACTACACCAATGGCAGGGCCACCACTTGCTGCGTCATGCTCATCTTGGCTGCCCCCATG ATGTTCCTGTACAACTACATTGGCCAGGACGGGATTACCAGCTCCATAg TGATGCTGATCATCTGCGGGGGCCTGGTCAATGGCCCATACGCGCTCATCACCACTGCTGTCTCTGCTGACCTG GGGACTCACAAGAGCCTGAAGGGCAATGCCAAAGCCCTGTCCACGGTCACGGCCATCATCGACGGCACCGGCTCCATAG GTGCGGCTCTGGGGCCTCTGCTGGCTGGGCTCATCTCCCCCACGGGCTGGAACAATGTCTTCTACATGCTCATCTCTGCCGATGTCCTAGCCTGCTTG GTATAA
- the SLC37A2 gene encoding glucose-6-phosphate exchanger SLC37A2 isoform X1 — MRSSLAPGVWFFRAFSRDSWFRGLILLLTFLIYACYHMSRKPISIVKSRLHQNCSEQIKPINDTHSLNDTMWCSWAPFDKDNYKELLGGVDNAFLVAYAIGMFISGVFGERLPLRYYLSAGMLLSGLFTSLFGLGYFWNIHELWYFVVIQVCNGLVQTTGWPSVVTCVGNWFGKGKRGFIMGIWNSHTSVGNILGSLIAGIWVNGQWGLSFIVPGIITAIMGVITFLFLIEHPEDVDCTPPQHHGEPAENQDNPEDPGNSPCSIRESGLETVAKCSKGPCEEPAAISFLGALRIPGVVEFSLCLLFAKLVSYTFLYWLPLYIANVAHFSAKEAGDLSTLFDVGGIIGGIMAGLISDYTNGRATTCCVMLILAAPMMFLYNYIGQDGITSSIVMLIICGGLVNGPYALITTAVSADLGTHKSLKGNAKALSTVTAIIDGTGSIGAALGPLLAGLISPTGWNNVFYMLISADVLACLLLCRLVYKEILAWKVSLSRGSGYKEI, encoded by the exons ATGCGGTCCTCCCTGGCTCCGGGAGTCTGGTTCTTCCGGGCCTTCTCCAGGGACAGCTG GTTCCGAGGCCTCATCCTGCTGCTGACCTTCCTAATTTACGCCTGCTATCACATGTCCAGGAAGCCTATCAGTATCGTCAAG AGCCGTCTGCACCAGAACTGCTCGGAGCAGATCAAACCCATCAATGACACTCACAGTCTCAACGACACCATGTGGTGCAGCTGGGCCCCGTTTG ACAAGGACAACTATAAGGAGTTACTAGGGGGCGTGGACAATGCCTTCCTCGTCGCGTATGCCATCGGCATGTTCATCAG TGGGGTTTTTGGGGAGCGGCTTCCGCTCCGTTACTACCTCTCCGCTGGAATGCTGCTCAGTGGCCTTTTCACCTCGCTCTTTGGCCTGGGATATTTCTGGAACATCCACGAGCTCTGGTACTTTGTGGTCATCCAG GTCTGTAATGGACTCGTCCAGACCACAGGCTGGCCCTCTGTGGTGACCTGCGTCGGCAACTGGTTCGGGAAGGGGAA gCGGGGGTTCATCATGGGCATCTGGAATTCCCACACATCTGTGGGCAACATCCTGGGCTCCCTGATCGCCGGCATCTGGGTGAACGGGCAGTGGGGCCTGTCGTTCATCGTGCCTGGCATCATTACTGCCATCATGGGTGTCATCACCTTCCTCTTCCTCATCGAAC accCAGAAGATGTGGACTGCACCCCTCCTCAGCACCAC GGTGAGCCAGCTGAGAACCAGGACAACCCTGAGGACCCTGGGAACAGTCCCTGCTCTATCAGGGAGAGCGGCCTTGAGACTGTGGCCAAATGCTCCAAGGGGCCATGTGAAGAGCCTGCTGCCATCAGCTTCCTTGGGGCGCTCCGGATCCCA GGTGTGGTCGAGTTCTCTCTGTGTCTGCTGTTTGCCAAGCTGGTCAGTTACACCTTCCTCTACTGGCTGCCCCTCTACATCGCCAATGTGG CTCACTTTAGTGCCAAGGAGGCTGGGGACCTGTCTACACTCTTCGATGTTGGTGGCATCATAG GCGGCATCATGGCAGGGCTCATCTCTGACTACACCAATGGCAGGGCCACCACTTGCTGCGTCATGCTCATCTTGGCTGCCCCCATG ATGTTCCTGTACAACTACATTGGCCAGGACGGGATTACCAGCTCCATAg TGATGCTGATCATCTGCGGGGGCCTGGTCAATGGCCCATACGCGCTCATCACCACTGCTGTCTCTGCTGACCTG GGGACTCACAAGAGCCTGAAGGGCAATGCCAAAGCCCTGTCCACGGTCACGGCCATCATCGACGGCACCGGCTCCATAG GTGCGGCTCTGGGGCCTCTGCTGGCTGGGCTCATCTCCCCCACGGGCTGGAACAATGTCTTCTACATGCTCATCTCTGCCGATGTCCTAGCCTGCTTG CTCCTTTGCCGGTTAGTGTACAAAGAGATCTTGGCCTGGAAGGTGTCCCTAAGCAGAGGCAGCGG GTATAAAGAAATATGA
- the SLC37A2 gene encoding glucose-6-phosphate exchanger SLC37A2 isoform X3 produces the protein MSRKPISIVKSRLHQNCSEQIKPINDTHSLNDTMWCSWAPFDKDNYKELLGGVDNAFLVAYAIGMFISGVFGERLPLRYYLSAGMLLSGLFTSLFGLGYFWNIHELWYFVVIQVCNGLVQTTGWPSVVTCVGNWFGKGKRGFIMGIWNSHTSVGNILGSLIAGIWVNGQWGLSFIVPGIITAIMGVITFLFLIEHPEDVDCTPPQHHGEPAENQDNPEDPGNSPCSIRESGLETVAKCSKGPCEEPAAISFLGALRIPGVVEFSLCLLFAKLVSYTFLYWLPLYIANVAHFSAKEAGDLSTLFDVGGIIGGIMAGLISDYTNGRATTCCVMLILAAPMMFLYNYIGQDGITSSIVMLIICGGLVNGPYALITTAVSADLGTHKSLKGNAKALSTVTAIIDGTGSIGAALGPLLAGLISPTGWNNVFYMLISADVLACLLLCRLVYKEILAWKVSLSRGSGYKEI, from the exons ATGTCCAGGAAGCCTATCAGTATCGTCAAG AGCCGTCTGCACCAGAACTGCTCGGAGCAGATCAAACCCATCAATGACACTCACAGTCTCAACGACACCATGTGGTGCAGCTGGGCCCCGTTTG ACAAGGACAACTATAAGGAGTTACTAGGGGGCGTGGACAATGCCTTCCTCGTCGCGTATGCCATCGGCATGTTCATCAG TGGGGTTTTTGGGGAGCGGCTTCCGCTCCGTTACTACCTCTCCGCTGGAATGCTGCTCAGTGGCCTTTTCACCTCGCTCTTTGGCCTGGGATATTTCTGGAACATCCACGAGCTCTGGTACTTTGTGGTCATCCAG GTCTGTAATGGACTCGTCCAGACCACAGGCTGGCCCTCTGTGGTGACCTGCGTCGGCAACTGGTTCGGGAAGGGGAA gCGGGGGTTCATCATGGGCATCTGGAATTCCCACACATCTGTGGGCAACATCCTGGGCTCCCTGATCGCCGGCATCTGGGTGAACGGGCAGTGGGGCCTGTCGTTCATCGTGCCTGGCATCATTACTGCCATCATGGGTGTCATCACCTTCCTCTTCCTCATCGAAC accCAGAAGATGTGGACTGCACCCCTCCTCAGCACCAC GGTGAGCCAGCTGAGAACCAGGACAACCCTGAGGACCCTGGGAACAGTCCCTGCTCTATCAGGGAGAGCGGCCTTGAGACTGTGGCCAAATGCTCCAAGGGGCCATGTGAAGAGCCTGCTGCCATCAGCTTCCTTGGGGCGCTCCGGATCCCA GGTGTGGTCGAGTTCTCTCTGTGTCTGCTGTTTGCCAAGCTGGTCAGTTACACCTTCCTCTACTGGCTGCCCCTCTACATCGCCAATGTGG CTCACTTTAGTGCCAAGGAGGCTGGGGACCTGTCTACACTCTTCGATGTTGGTGGCATCATAG GCGGCATCATGGCAGGGCTCATCTCTGACTACACCAATGGCAGGGCCACCACTTGCTGCGTCATGCTCATCTTGGCTGCCCCCATG ATGTTCCTGTACAACTACATTGGCCAGGACGGGATTACCAGCTCCATAg TGATGCTGATCATCTGCGGGGGCCTGGTCAATGGCCCATACGCGCTCATCACCACTGCTGTCTCTGCTGACCTG GGGACTCACAAGAGCCTGAAGGGCAATGCCAAAGCCCTGTCCACGGTCACGGCCATCATCGACGGCACCGGCTCCATAG GTGCGGCTCTGGGGCCTCTGCTGGCTGGGCTCATCTCCCCCACGGGCTGGAACAATGTCTTCTACATGCTCATCTCTGCCGATGTCCTAGCCTGCTTG CTCCTTTGCCGGTTAGTGTACAAAGAGATCTTGGCCTGGAAGGTGTCCCTAAGCAGAGGCAGCGG GTATAAAGAAATATGA
- the TMEM218 gene encoding transmembrane protein 218, with protein sequence MAGTVLGVGAGVFILALLWVAVLLLCVLLSRASGAARFSVIFLFFGAVIITSVLLLFPRAGEFPAPEVEVKIVDDFFIGRYVLLAFLSAIFLGGLFLVLIHHVLEPIYAKPLRSY encoded by the exons ATGGCTGGCACTGTGCTCGGAGTCGGTGCGGGCGTGTTCATCTTAGCCCTGCTCTGGGTGGCAGTGCTGCTGCTATGTGTGCTGCTGTCCAGGGCCTCCGGGGCAGCGAG GTTCTCtgtcatttttttattcttcGGTGCTGTGATCATCACATCAGTTCTGTTGCTTTTCCCGCGAGCTGGTGAATTCCCAGCCCCAGAGGTGGAAGTTAAG ATTGTGGATGACTTTTTCATTGGCCGCTATGTCCTGCTGGCTTTCCTTAGTGCCATCTTCCTTGGAGGCCTCTTCTTGGTTTTAATCCATCATGTTCTGGAGCCGATCTATGCCAAACCACTGCGCTCCTACTGA